From one Lolium rigidum isolate FL_2022 chromosome 4, APGP_CSIRO_Lrig_0.1, whole genome shotgun sequence genomic stretch:
- the LOC124705601 gene encoding uncharacterized protein LOC124705601, which yields MEACPDSRRCLPAWMMKPCSSNEVSNTKKQVVESGALDQVKPIRRKTKTVDTEAAGELRALQRFQGREKVRRKSKDDDHSVNDGFDEIEKITWKNVKKVAGRAAPKNSRRKKLENVGSEASSSGITDDEIELTAGKSRALQRCQGREVVSRKKRNSADYAAEAEVEETRETTRKNVTKVTARAAPKNSRKRKLDNVESEALSSSTTDDEIELTVEDLVSIAEEIVNAGKAKRQDGRTTKTARYEENSTCPPASTSADTGGLASSTWKGLMQCTAATTSKTPSERRIDKSNGYEELQQCPSGITMTARYEENSTCPPASTSADTGGPASSTWKGLVQCTETTTNKTPSDCRVDKSNGYEEPQQCPSGITMTGDGAQDMLNILLGTMWSKTAAYEKKSEPAAYEKKSEVMEQATMNMNHAPMWSQTAACEKKSEAADEKKSEPAAYEKKSEVTEPMTMNVDHAAAPPRKKDWQTVPHVQGELVVAKKKSSLKDKIALFL from the exons ATGGAAGCATGTCCTGATAGTCGGCGATGTCTCCCGGCTTGGATGATGAAACCATGTTCAAGTAATGAAGTTTCAAACACTAAGAAGCAGGTGGTGGAATCAGGGGCTCTAGATCAGGTGAAGCCCATCAGAAGGAAGACAAAAACTGTGGATACAGAGGCTGCTGGTGAACTCAGAGCGTTGCAGCGATTTCAGGGTAGAGAAAAGGTCAGGAGAAAGAGCAAGGATGATGATCACTCTGTCAATGATGGATTTGACGAAATAGAGAAAATAACTTGGAAGAATGTAAAGAAAGTGGCTGGAAGAGCTGCTCCGAAGAATAGCAGGAGAAAAAAGCTGGAGAATGTTGGATCAGAAGCGTCATCGTCAGGAATAACTGACGATGAGATAGAGCTCACCGCTGGAAAATCCAGAGCTTTGCAGCGATGTCAAGGTAGAGAAGTAGTGTCCAGAAAAAAGCGCAACAGTGCTGATTATGCTGCTGAAGCTGAAGTTGAAGAAACCAGGGAAACAACTCGTAAGAATGTGACAAAAGTGACTGCCAGAGCTGCTCCGAAGAATAGCAGGAAACGAAAGCTGGATAATGTTGAATCGGAAGCATTGTCATCATCTACAActgatgacgagatagaacttacTGTAGAAGATCTTGTGAGCATAGCTGAAGAG ATTGTAAATGCGGGTAAAGCGAAGCGACAAGACGGACGGACCACAAAGACAGCACGATATGAAGAGAATTCTACATGCCCTCCAGCTTCTACTTCAGCTGATACAGGAGGACTAGCATCAAGCACTTGGAAGGGGTTGATGCAGTGCACAGCAGCCACCACAAGTAAGACTCCAAGTGAGCGCAGAATAGACAAGAGCAACGGATATGAAGAGCTGCAGCAGTGTCCATCAGGTATCACAATGACAGCACGATATGAAGAGAATTCTACATGCCCTCCAGCTTCTACTTCAGCTGATACAGGAGGACCAGCATCAAGCACTTGGAAAGGGTTGGTGCAGTGCACAGAAACCACCACAAATAAGACTCCAAGTGACTGCAGAGTAGACAAGAGCAACGGATATGAAGAGCCGCAGCAGTGTCCATCAGGTATCACAATGACAGGTGATGGTGCTCAGGACATGCTGAACATATTGCTCGGAACGATGTGGAGCAAAACTGCAGCGTATGAAAAGAAGTCTGAGCCTGCAGCCTATGAAAAGAAATCTGAAGTCATGGAACAGGCGACCATGAACATGAATCATGCGCCGATGTGGAGCCAAACTGCAGCCTGTGAAAAGAAGTCCGAGGCTGCAGATGAAAAGAAGTCTGAGCCTGCTGCCTATGAAAAAAAATCTGAGGTCACAGAGCCAATGACCATGAACGTGGATCATGCGGcagcgccgccgcggaagaaagaCTGGCAGACTGTACCCCATGTGCAGGGGGAACTTGTCGTGGCGAAGAAGAAGAGCAGCCTGAAAGACAAGATTGCCCTGTTTCTTTGA
- the LOC124705600 gene encoding basic transcription factor 3-like, with protein MNVEKLKKMAGAVRTGGKGSMRRKKKAVHKTTTTDDKRLQSTLKRVGVNTIPGIEEVNIFKDDVVIQFLNPKVQASIGANTWVVSGTPQTKKLQDLLPSIINQLGPDNLDNLRRLAEQFQKQVPGGLSGLEGATAGAAQADDDDDVPELVAGETFEEAAEEKKAES; from the exons ATGAATGTTGAAAAGCTCAAGAAGATGGCAGGTGCCGTGCGCACCGGGGGGAAGGGTAGCATGCGCAG GAAGAAGAAGGCTGTCCACAAGACTACAACCACAGATGACAAGAGGCTCCAGAGCACCCTGAAAAGAGTAGGAGTGAACACCATCCCTGGTATTGAGGAGGTCAACATCTTCAAGGATGATGTTGTTATTCAGTTTCTGAATCCTAAAG TGCAAGCTTCGATTGGTGCTAATACATGGGTGGTCAGTGGAACTCCACAGACAAAGA AACTGCAAGATCTTCTGCCATCGATTATCAACCAACTTG GTCCTGATAACTTGGACAACCTGCGGAGGCTTGCGGAGCAATTCCAAAAGCAGGTTCCTGGTGGACTTTCTGGCCTTGAGGGTGCCACTGCAGGTGCTGCTCAggctgacgatgatgatgatgttccTGAGCTTGTCGCTGGAGAAACATTTGAAGAGGCCGCAGAAGAGAAAAAGGCAGAGTCGTGA